From Fundulus heteroclitus isolate FHET01 chromosome 5, MU-UCD_Fhet_4.1, whole genome shotgun sequence, a single genomic window includes:
- the LOC105930600 gene encoding calcium uniporter protein, mitochondrial, which translates to MASVRLLAKVGTGLWRSVQPFQGASAATALRKVHPRHPSLGHCAALFSSSTAPPGDVSLKHKHGRLVLEVPLPSRNEKCLFYLRPMLMTVGDLIADLQREDTGATASLLAEDGQRVANTTLLDTLLEKDFQLVINEDVYSVSAPEKVIPSSEHARDLEDMKHVVHLLHAALHLPEHQLLQERQLLERLDSIKQELSPLEKTKAQLSRAAEFHTSRAVWTGMALLSVQAGALGWLTWWVYSWDVMEPVTYFITYGTSMGVFAYYILTKQDYVYPDAKDRQFLRYFYKGARKKQFNVEKYNRLKDELEQVEEDLRRLKYPNQLQLPLEQIQMKP; encoded by the exons GTTCATCCCAGACATCCTTCACTGGGACACTGTGCAGCTCTCTTCTCCAGCTCCACTGCTCCCCCTGGTG ACGTGTCTTTGAAGCACAAACATGGCCGCCTGGTTCTGGAGGTGCCGTTGCCGTCCAGGAACGAGAAGTGTCTCTTCTACCTGCGGCCCATGCTGATGACCGTAGGCGACCTGATCGCCGATCTGCAGAGAGAGGACACAGGAGCGACCGCCTCTCTGCTCGCTGAAG ACGGCCAACGTGTTGCCAACACGACGCTGTTGGACACCCTGCTGGAGAAGGACTTCCAGCTCGTCATCAACGAAGACGTTTACAGCGTCAGCGCTCCTGAGAAAG TGATCCCCAGCAGTGAGCATGCCAGGGACCTGGAGGACATGAAACACGTGGTGCACCTGCTGCACGCAGCGCTCCACCTGCCTGAAcaccagctgctgcaggagagGCAGCTGCTGGAGAGGCTGGACAGCATCAAGCAGGAGCTCTCACCCCTGGAGAAG ACCAAGGCCCAGCTGTCCCGGGCTGCAGAGTTTCACACGTCCAGGGCGGTCTGGACCGGCATGGCCCTGCTGTCGGTGCAGGCCGGCGCCCTGGGCTGGCTCACCTGGTGGGTGTACTCCTGGGACGTCATGGAGCCCGTCACCTACTTCATCACCTACGGCACCAGCATGGGAGTCTTTGCCTACTACATCCTCACCAAGCAG GATTATGTGTATCCAGACGCCAAGGACAGACAGTTTCTACGCTACTTTTATAAGGGGGCCAGGAAGAAGCAATTCAACGTGGAAAAATACAACAGACTGAAGGACGAACTTGAACAG gtggaaGAGGACTTAAGACGTCTGAAATATCCAAATCAACTTCAGCTCCCGCTGGAACAGATCCAGATGAAGCCGTAA